Proteins encoded within one genomic window of Bradyrhizobium sp. 186:
- a CDS encoding PAS domain S-box protein: protein MTRDNEDKLLRSVALQNAESIRAVRLRAEQQAEAALREQANLLNLTHDAIFVRDMNGTVKYWNRGAEDLYGWPAEKAVGRVIQELLKTIFQVPLEQIEEEVIGAGRWEGELVQTKKDGSQVVVASRWSLQRDERSAPVAILVINNDITKRKRAEEVARRSEKELRDVVNAVPAFVWSTLPDGAVDFVNDRWLEFTGLSPQDALGWNWEAAVHPDDRSRVVAERRAALKNGRSTEGEMRVRRADGEFRWWFFRNVPLHDETGNIAKWYGTAIDIDDRKRAEALLAAEKRILEMVAKGDSLIEILDSLCRLVEEPAKGVLASILLLDGDRLRHGGAPSLPKAYTDAINGAVIGRSAGSCGTAAYRGEPVIVEDIATDPLWADYRDLALPHSLRACWSTPVFSSQGKVIATFAMYYREPRRPTQRDQEIIDQITHLTGVAIQKKLAEEKLERSEAYLAEAEKLTHTGSWAWDPRTQKVLYCSEEMFRIFGLDPGESLPARNNFWQRIHPEDRDWVAKRFEESLRERVDIFDEFRVLLPDETVRHINSSSHPVLDENGEFIEFVGTAVDVTERKRAELERRRLASLVEQAADLMAITDLSGGTPIYLNKAGLRMVGFDSWEEASRRRGIHYIFPGDRQFVNEVLWPTVLEKGSWSGEMSFRHFKTGDPIPILYSAFRIDDPETGQPVNVGNVCRDITELKRAEEKLRASEQRLFDAQMELAHVTRVTTLGEMTASIAHEINQPLAALVANAEACLRWLDRGTPDLDGARRSVEWIIDDGNRASEVIKRIRALAKKTNIEKGPLDINDVIREVIALVQRQLVGHQVSLRTGLAPALPSILGDRVQLQQVILNLVMNGIEAMQTVTDRPRELVIRSRQDEKQKVLVSVTDCGPGISAENADRLFTAFFTTKSSGMGMGLSICRSIMEAHEGRLWSVANLPHGATFQFTLPVNADTVS from the coding sequence ATGACACGGGATAACGAGGATAAGTTACTGCGTTCGGTTGCCCTTCAGAACGCTGAAAGTATTCGCGCCGTGCGGCTGCGTGCCGAGCAGCAAGCCGAAGCTGCCCTGCGCGAGCAGGCGAACCTGCTGAACCTCACGCATGACGCCATCTTCGTCCGCGACATGAATGGAACCGTGAAGTACTGGAACCGCGGCGCAGAGGATTTATACGGATGGCCGGCGGAGAAAGCGGTTGGCAGAGTCATTCAGGAGTTGCTCAAGACCATCTTCCAGGTCCCCCTCGAGCAGATCGAGGAAGAAGTTATCGGTGCAGGCCGCTGGGAAGGCGAGCTCGTACAGACCAAGAAGGACGGCAGCCAGGTTGTCGTGGCCAGCCGGTGGTCTTTGCAACGTGACGAGCGCAGCGCGCCGGTTGCGATCCTGGTCATCAACAACGACATCACCAAACGCAAGCGCGCCGAAGAGGTTGCCCGCAGGAGCGAAAAAGAGCTTCGCGACGTCGTCAACGCGGTTCCGGCGTTTGTCTGGAGCACGCTTCCCGACGGCGCCGTGGATTTCGTCAATGACCGTTGGCTCGAGTTCACGGGTTTGTCGCCGCAGGATGCGTTGGGTTGGAACTGGGAAGCCGCGGTTCATCCCGATGACAGGTCGAGGGTCGTCGCCGAGCGACGCGCAGCACTGAAGAACGGACGATCGACCGAAGGTGAAATGCGGGTGCGGCGGGCGGACGGGGAATTTCGCTGGTGGTTCTTCCGCAACGTGCCGCTGCACGATGAAACGGGAAACATCGCGAAGTGGTATGGAACCGCGATTGATATCGACGACCGCAAGCGCGCAGAAGCCCTGCTCGCCGCGGAGAAACGGATCCTCGAGATGGTCGCTAAAGGGGATTCTCTCATCGAAATTCTTGATAGCCTGTGCCGACTGGTGGAGGAACCAGCCAAGGGTGTCCTCGCGTCGATCTTGTTGTTGGATGGCGACCGTCTGCGACATGGAGGCGCCCCTAGCCTTCCAAAGGCCTACACCGATGCGATCAATGGCGCTGTGATTGGACGATCAGCCGGCTCCTGCGGGACAGCCGCATACCGCGGCGAACCGGTAATTGTAGAGGACATCGCGACCGACCCGTTGTGGGCGGACTATCGTGACTTGGCTTTGCCCCATTCTCTGCGCGCCTGTTGGTCCACACCGGTTTTCTCGTCGCAAGGCAAAGTGATTGCGACGTTCGCAATGTATTATCGCGAGCCGCGCCGACCGACCCAGCGGGATCAAGAGATCATTGACCAGATCACGCACCTCACTGGTGTCGCGATCCAAAAGAAATTGGCAGAGGAGAAGCTAGAGCGAAGCGAGGCGTATCTGGCCGAAGCGGAGAAGCTGACGCACACCGGCAGTTGGGCTTGGGATCCCCGCACCCAAAAGGTGCTCTACTGCTCCGAAGAAATGTTCCGAATTTTCGGATTGGATCCGGGGGAGAGTTTACCGGCTCGCAACAATTTTTGGCAGCGAATCCACCCCGAGGATCGCGATTGGGTAGCCAAGAGATTTGAGGAGTCGCTTCGCGAAAGAGTAGATATCTTCGATGAGTTTAGGGTTCTTCTGCCAGACGAAACAGTTAGGCACATCAATTCCTCAAGCCATCCGGTTCTCGATGAGAACGGCGAGTTCATCGAGTTTGTTGGTACTGCTGTAGATGTGACAGAACGCAAACGCGCTGAGCTCGAGCGTCGACGCTTGGCGTCATTGGTTGAGCAGGCCGCCGATCTTATGGCGATTACCGACCTCAGCGGTGGGACGCCGATCTACCTGAACAAAGCTGGGCTGAGAATGGTCGGATTCGACAGCTGGGAAGAAGCCAGTAGGAGGCGCGGAATTCACTACATTTTCCCCGGGGACCGTCAGTTTGTGAATGAGGTCCTTTGGCCGACCGTGCTGGAAAAGGGCTCCTGGTCGGGAGAGATGAGCTTCCGCCATTTCAAGACCGGAGATCCAATCCCGATCCTCTATTCGGCCTTTCGGATCGACGATCCGGAGACCGGTCAGCCTGTGAACGTCGGGAACGTGTGCCGCGATATCACCGAGCTCAAGCGGGCGGAAGAGAAGCTGCGCGCTAGCGAACAGCGCCTCTTCGATGCCCAGATGGAGCTCGCACATGTAACGCGCGTGACGACACTGGGGGAGATGACAGCCTCGATCGCCCACGAAATAAACCAACCGCTCGCAGCCTTGGTCGCCAACGCCGAGGCCTGTCTGCGCTGGCTCGACCGCGGAACTCCCGACCTAGACGGAGCGCGCCGCTCGGTGGAGTGGATAATCGACGACGGCAATCGGGCGAGTGAGGTGATCAAGCGCATCCGGGCGCTCGCGAAAAAGACTAACATTGAGAAGGGGCCACTCGACATCAATGACGTCATCAGAGAGGTCATCGCGCTGGTGCAGCGTCAGCTAGTCGGCCACCAGGTATCATTGCGAACGGGGTTAGCACCCGCTTTACCCTCTATCCTGGGTGATCGGGTGCAACTGCAGCAGGTGATTCTCAACCTGGTGATGAATGGCATTGAAGCGATGCAAACGGTCACGGATCGACCGCGCGAATTGGTGATCCGATCCCGCCAGGACGAGAAACAAAAAGTGCTCGTAAGTGTGACGGATTGCGGCCCCGGGATCTCCGCAGAGAATGCGGACCGGCTGTTTACCGCCTTCTTCACAACCAAATCCAGCGGCATGGGTATGGGACTCTCGATCTGCCGATCGATCATGGAAGCCCACGAGGGCCGGCTGTGGTCCGTGGCAAACCTACCCCACGGTGCCACGTTTCAGTTTACCCTGCCAGTGAATGCAGACACTGTGTCGTGA
- a CDS encoding response regulator codes for MAVSANSSRSGAPLSGRRILVVEDEYFLADDISRALRLHGAEVAGPVGELDDALPVLNGGGVLDGAVLDVNIRSEMIFPIAHALRTRHVPFVFTTGYDKVSIAPEFRDVMLWEKPIDLTAMVRGLIELMGDRPA; via the coding sequence ATGGCGGTGTCGGCAAACTCGTCGCGTAGCGGGGCTCCATTGTCGGGACGCCGTATCCTCGTCGTCGAGGACGAGTATTTTCTCGCCGACGACATCAGCCGTGCGCTGCGGCTGCACGGCGCCGAAGTTGCGGGACCGGTCGGTGAGCTCGACGATGCGCTTCCCGTCCTGAACGGAGGCGGCGTTCTCGATGGCGCGGTACTCGACGTGAACATTCGCAGCGAAATGATTTTCCCCATTGCGCACGCGCTCAGGACACGCCATGTGCCGTTCGTGTTCACGACCGGCTACGACAAGGTCAGCATTGCCCCGGAATTCCGGGACGTGATGCTCTGGGAAAAACCGATCGACCTGACGGCGATGGTCCGCGGATTGATCGAATTGATGGGCGATCGGCCAGCTTGA
- a CDS encoding cupin domain-containing protein: protein MPNDKPIRRDFLLALATAPFVALLGQAGEARAQVGVSPVKVDTNGLVAKIKFEAPLEGFLKEINGKYKLRVTELTLAPGGHVGEHNHEGPGIRQVTSGYMTYVLPDKTVVYGPGDFFFESGDINHTVFNKTDAPMVHVLFEILPVNLNGPSLIPVRHH, encoded by the coding sequence ATGCCAAACGATAAACCCATCAGACGCGATTTTCTTCTGGCTCTCGCAACGGCACCGTTCGTGGCATTGCTTGGACAGGCGGGCGAGGCGCGCGCGCAAGTAGGCGTAAGCCCAGTCAAAGTCGATACCAACGGCTTGGTCGCCAAAATCAAGTTCGAGGCGCCGCTTGAAGGGTTCCTTAAGGAGATCAATGGAAAGTACAAGCTCAGAGTCACCGAGTTGACGCTTGCCCCCGGCGGACATGTGGGCGAGCACAATCACGAGGGCCCCGGCATCCGCCAAGTCACCTCCGGCTACATGACTTACGTCTTGCCGGATAAGACTGTAGTTTACGGCCCGGGCGATTTCTTCTTTGAATCTGGCGATATAAACCACACCGTTTTTAACAAGACGGATGCACCCATGGTGCACGTGCTCTTCGAAATACTGCCGGTTAACCTGAACGGTCCTTCGCTGATTCCGGTCAGGCATCATTAA
- a CDS encoding helix-turn-helix domain-containing protein, with translation MHRYGQYCPVARAAEILADRWTVLIVRELLADVNHFNELERGLPHMSRTLLAGRLRRLQQAGVLERRGASRGKQTEYLRRARPAIDYRPTRRMGSALGFR, from the coding sequence ATGCACCGTTACGGCCAATATTGTCCCGTGGCGCGAGCGGCGGAAATCCTTGCCGACCGTTGGACCGTGCTCATCGTCCGCGAGCTGCTTGCCGACGTTAATCACTTCAACGAACTTGAGCGCGGTCTTCCTCACATGTCCCGCACGCTGCTTGCGGGACGGCTGCGGCGGTTGCAGCAAGCCGGCGTGCTGGAACGGCGCGGTGCCTCACGGGGCAAGCAGACTGAATACCTCCGCCGGGCGCGACCTGCAATCGATTATCGACCAACTCGGCGGATGGGGAGCGCGCTGGGCTTTCGGTGA
- a CDS encoding chemotaxis protein CheB, whose product MSNRDIIVIGGSAGATAPLKQILGGLPPDVPAAIFIVLHIPAQGIGILSTVAAAAGKLPVHQAMDGMTFERGHVYLAAPDHHLLLSADRLRLGRGPRENMVRPAIDALFRSAALHHGPRVIGVVLSGSLSDGAAGLQAIKRCGGMALVQDPADAISAEMPQRALEATVADLCIPAARLGDVLSGLTQEAPGAVLPVAPDIRLEVEIAAGERIGSISLAGIADPSALTCPRCGGVLSGVKEAHPMRFRCQVGHAYTADALAKEQEGQVDEALRVALRIIEERAELVHRMAENGRRTGRPAVAEMYALRAVEYREYADMIRRVVLQSLDPVLRQRQREGEPS is encoded by the coding sequence ATGAGCAACCGCGATATCATTGTCATCGGCGGTTCGGCAGGCGCTACCGCGCCGCTGAAGCAGATCCTGGGGGGACTGCCGCCGGATGTGCCGGCAGCCATCTTCATCGTTCTGCACATTCCGGCGCAGGGGATCGGCATTCTTTCGACGGTCGCGGCTGCCGCCGGCAAGCTACCGGTGCATCAGGCCATGGACGGCATGACGTTCGAGCGCGGCCACGTGTATCTGGCAGCCCCCGATCACCATCTGCTGCTGTCGGCAGATCGCCTCCGGCTCGGGCGCGGTCCGCGGGAAAACATGGTGCGGCCAGCGATCGACGCGCTGTTCCGCTCCGCCGCACTGCATCACGGCCCCCGCGTGATCGGAGTCGTGCTCAGCGGATCGCTGTCGGACGGTGCCGCCGGTCTCCAAGCGATCAAGCGCTGCGGCGGGATGGCGCTGGTCCAGGATCCCGCGGATGCCATCTCGGCGGAAATGCCGCAGCGCGCGCTGGAGGCAACCGTTGCCGATCTCTGCATTCCCGCTGCGCGGCTCGGCGACGTTCTTTCCGGATTGACCCAGGAAGCGCCGGGCGCGGTGCTTCCTGTTGCTCCCGACATCCGCCTCGAGGTTGAAATCGCGGCCGGCGAAAGGATCGGCTCCATAAGCCTGGCCGGGATCGCGGATCCCTCGGCGCTGACATGTCCGCGCTGTGGCGGGGTCCTTTCGGGGGTGAAAGAGGCTCATCCCATGCGGTTTCGCTGTCAGGTCGGCCACGCCTACACCGCTGATGCCCTCGCCAAGGAGCAGGAGGGACAGGTCGACGAGGCCTTGCGCGTCGCGCTCCGGATCATCGAGGAGCGCGCCGAGCTAGTCCACCGCATGGCGGAGAATGGCCGGCGCACCGGCAGGCCCGCAGTGGCCGAAATGTACGCGCTGCGTGCCGTCGAATATCGCGAATATGCCGACATGATCCGGCGCGTCGTGCTACAGTCGCTCGATCCCGTGCTGCGTCAGCGTCAGCGAGAGGGAGAGCCGTCGTGA
- a CDS encoding cysteine hydrolase: MRDSKSEVGGIRNAVHLCIDMQNIFARGGLWETPWMERVLPTIASIVSRHQARTIFTRFITPQDPEDRPGQWQSYFRRWKQATRSYLPPSGLELVPALARFNPPALVVDKPAYSAFSSSSLASLLIEKGIGTVVITGAETDVCVLSTVLSAVDLGFRVVIVEDALCSSSDVGHDALMTMYRTRFHGQVDLVTAEELAALWRE, from the coding sequence ATGAGGGACAGCAAGTCGGAGGTCGGCGGCATCAGGAATGCCGTTCACCTCTGCATCGACATGCAGAATATCTTCGCTCGCGGCGGTCTCTGGGAGACGCCCTGGATGGAGAGGGTCCTGCCGACGATCGCCTCGATCGTCTCGCGCCATCAGGCCAGAACAATCTTCACGCGCTTCATCACGCCGCAGGATCCGGAAGATCGTCCCGGCCAGTGGCAGAGCTATTTTCGCCGCTGGAAGCAGGCAACGCGCAGCTACCTGCCGCCGTCCGGTCTCGAACTCGTGCCGGCGCTGGCCCGGTTCAATCCGCCGGCCCTCGTCGTCGACAAGCCGGCCTATTCGGCGTTCAGCAGCTCCAGCCTGGCAAGCCTGCTGATCGAGAAGGGGATCGGCACGGTGGTGATCACCGGTGCCGAGACGGACGTCTGCGTGCTGTCGACGGTCCTGAGCGCGGTCGATCTCGGCTTTCGGGTCGTGATCGTGGAGGACGCGCTATGCAGTTCGTCCGACGTCGGCCACGACGCGCTCATGACGATGTACCGCACCCGCTTCCACGGCCAGGTCGACCTGGTGACCGCCGAGGAGCTGGCGGCGTTGTGGCGAGAATAG